The Manihot esculenta cultivar AM560-2 chromosome 1, M.esculenta_v8, whole genome shotgun sequence genome has a window encoding:
- the LOC110610021 gene encoding DNA polymerase lambda, with product MAPKRTKTNKNPSPEPNGMFSGMVVFLVENGVQSLRLQIWKQKLIQMGATIETRLSKKITHVFAMNSNALLQQMDREQLQRFKGRVLLFQWLEDSLRLGEKVLEDSYYVGVDSEGKGDPVKSPVKESADGNTSGSDEPSPQKKMRSSLEGLVDGADKQNNAVKNSPDSPSSSDSLPFALSSTIMSPRTPRTPSQNSSLPYCPPDLNRNITEIFGKLINIYRAMGDDRRSFSYYKAITVIEKLPYKIESADQVKDLPGIGKSMQDHIQEIVTTGKLSKLEHFETDEKVRAISLFGEVWGIGPATALKLYEKGYRTLDDLKNDDSLTYAQKLGLKYFHDIRTRIPRNEVQEMEQLMQKAGEEILPGVVIICGGSYRRGKASCGDLDVVITHPDGKSHKGFLPRFVNHLKNMKFLREDLVFSIHSEEGTDSGVDTYFGLCTYPGRELRHRIDFKVYPRDIHAFGLIAWTGNDVLNRRLRLLAESKGYRLDDTGLYLATQASGGKRGAKASASLKFDTEKEVFDFLGFPWLEPHERNL from the exons ATGGCGCCAAAGCGAACTAAAACTAATAAGAATCCATCTCCCGAGCCAAATGGAATGTTCTCTGGAATGGTCGTATTCTTGGTTGAGAACGGGGTTCAGTCACTCCGATTACAG atttggaaGCAAAAACTGATACAAATGGGGGCTACTATTGAGACTCGCCTATCGAAGAAGATAACTCATGTTTTTGCCATGAATTCTAACGCGCTTCTCCAGCAAATGGACAGAGAACAGCTACAGCGATTTAAAGGA AGAGTTCTTCTTTTTCAGTGGCTAGAGGACAGCTTGAGATTAGGAGAAAAAGTACTTGAGGATTCATACTATGTTGGTGTTGATTCGGAAGGAAAAGGTGATCCAGTCAAGTCTCCAGTAAAAGAGTCGGCAGATGGAAACACTTCTGGCAGTGATGAACCATCGCCTCAGAAAAagatgaggtcttctcttgagGGTTTAGTTGACGGAGCAGATAAACAAAATAATGCTGTAAAAAATTCACCAGATAGTCCCAGTAGTTCTGACAGCTTGCCCTTTGCTTTAAGCTCAACAATCATGAGCCCGAGGACTCCCAGAACACCAAGCCAAAAT TCATCCCTGCCATACTGTCCACCTGATCTAAACAGGAACATCACTGAAATATTTGGAAAACTAATAAACATATACAGGG CAATGGGCGATGATCGTAGGTCATTTAGCTATTACAAGGCTATTACAGTTATTGAGAAGTTGCCGTACAAAATTGAAAGTGCAGACCAAGTCAAAGATCTACCTGGGATTGGGAAGTCAATGCAGGATCAT ATACAGGAGATAGTGACTACTGGCAAATTGTCCAAGTTGGAACATTTTGAAACAGATGAAAAG GTACGGGCAATTAGTCTATTCGGTGAAGTTTGGGGTATCGGTCCAGCCACTGCCCTTAAATTGTATGAGAAAGGATATCGCACACTAGATGATCTTAAGAATGATGATTCATTGACGTATGCACAGAAGTTAGGattgaaatattttcatgatATTAGGACAAGGATTCCACGCAACGAG GTTCAAGAAATGGAACAACTTATGCAGAAAGCTGGGGAAGAGATATTGCCTGGG GTGGTTATTATATGTGGAGGATCTTATAGACGAGGAAAAGCATCTTGTGGGGATTTGGATGTGGTAATTACTCACCCTGATGGGAAAAG TCATAAAGGTTTTCTACCAAGATTCGTGAATCATTTGAAGAATATGAAGTTCTTAAGAGAGGATTTGGTATTTAGCATTCACAGTGAGGAG GGCACTGATTCAGGTGTTGACACATATTTTGGTCTTTGTACGTATCCTGGAAGAGAACTGCGACACCGCATAGATTTCAAG GTATATCCAAGGGACATACATGCTTTTGGTTTGATAGCATGGACTGGTAATGATGTATTAAATAGGAG GCTGAGATTGTTAGCAGAATCCAAAGGGTACCGGCTTGATGATACTGGACTATATCTAGCTACTCAAGCTTCAGGTGGCAAAAGG GGTGCGAAGGCAAGCGCAAGCCTAAAGTTTGACACTGAAAAAGAAGTTTTTGATTTCCTAGGGTTCCCTTGGCTTGAACCTCATGAAAGAAATCTCTGA